The window AAAATAAGATACCGCAGAACTTGATGAGACAATGATAtgaatcattttggctaaagtAACCAACCAGTCCACTTGGAGGTCTACCAACTAAAATGAGTGGCCATtaaaatttaactttttttCCAAATGGCTTATTGCCCCCCATATTTTCTCAAGCATCGGTTGAAACAATCGAATGGGTAAGAAAATTAaagttatttttttaacaaacgaaaataaaaatggttgaGCCACAATGAGGTGGAGGCCGACAATGTTTTATTCCAAGCTAAGATCTTTTTACGCTGACGTTTTCAATCTAATTTTGCTCCAAGCCAAATAAAGGACCATCTCCAAATATTCTTAATTTGGCcaaatattttcaattctcgATGGCTAAATGCGTGGAGTTATTATGCCCTCGAGCATAATCACTTCGTCAACATTGACTTTTAACTTGAGCAATTCAGCCAACGGAATTGCTTCATATTGGCTTTATTTCCAATAACCAGATCAATTGacatggtttttttatttgagaCCGTGCTTCGCCTTTATTGTCATTAAAGCATTCATTTGACAAATTGCCTTCTTAATCAATTTTTGTATTTGACTCATAAATTTGAATTTCTTCTTCTAGGCTAACCAAATTTTCTGACTCAATCGAAAGAATAGGTGGCTTTGTTTCTTTCTCTGCTAAATTGACAATCCTCTTAGGTCGGGACTTGATTGGGGCTGAAGGGAAAAGTTGTCGCTCAGCCTTTTGATCGAACCACATTTCAAATGAAATTGATTTGTATGTAGGAGTGTTAAGGAAGTCTTTCTTATCTAACCAATACTAAAGCGGGTTTTGTCCTCTTCTACCCATGGCTCTTGTAGGGTACTTGAAGCTTTCATTTTCAACATGTGGTTGAAAGGTTATCGCATCTTTTCATGGGCATTGGGAATTTTTGTTTGCTTCCCATGTTCTTTTATTCTCCTCACATTTTTGAATGTGTCTCTCCACTTGCGCTTGAATCTTGTCCAATTGAATGAATTGAGCCAGATTGAAATATTGAAATATCATATGAACTTCTAGTTTGTAGCATTAGGTCctactgggcgtgccaaaacgtTGACTctaaaattacaaagcctacatTGTGTCGCTGACACaaaaattgtttatttttaaataatagcCTTCTTTGAATTTTGCCCAAGCACCCCAAATAGCCAGGCCGGCCTTGATGAGGTTCAATCGTCCAAGGCCAGAATCAGGAGGACTTGCAGCACGGATTTACCGCCATGTGACGTCTTATGTCAATAAATAAGAACATGTCAGTTTTTTTCACAAATCTTAATTATTAGCACAGAGCGTCACCGGTGAACCTAAGGATACAAGTTATTCTCCAAAACCAGACCAATCCCATGAACATGACGGTGACGTTACAACTAATCCTAGCACTGCTCTAATTGTGTATTGGTTCATTGGGGTGTATATTCAATAGTTTTCGAGCCGATTTTAAATCAAACATCTTAGGGTGTGTTTTCGGCCAAAAGAGAGGCGTTAGCTAACAATAAACCCGATGGATGCACAAAATTTTGTAATCCATTGATTATGTATTAGTTCTATAGTATCATTTGATCGACCAACATATCTTCCAACCGAGCAGATAGATCTAGCATCTGAATCAATATGCAAAAAGGAAGCGGGACTGAGGAAGGGAATCTCAATAGCTAAAATTCAATTACAAAAATTAGCAAGGAGTGTGCACCGAACATCTGTTCCAAGAAAATATTATCTTCGAGATAGAATACAAAGCGAAAGTAATTTTCTCTGAAAACTTCAACTTTCGCCAAGAAAGCAATTTACACCCCGTAATTTCATTGATGGGATGCACTAAAGAGAGCTTTACTGATGATGCCAGTGGCCTCAATGTAGCGATCCATACATCTAGAGATGCAGCTACTCTCACTCCCACCTATGCTTGTTCCTGGTTTTGTGATGCacttgtcaaagcactttgaccTCATGGTCTACGGGACAAATGAAAAACGATCGGGGAGAAGAAAAGTCAGCAAAAGGAAAGAGTTACTAGCATATACAAAATACAATAGACGAGTGAATTTCACAAACGAAGAACATGAAGAAGTTTTCTTTTATATTCAAtgtaagtaatttttttttgaaaagataTTCAATGTAAGTAATGAATAACACCATCCGTAAATTTGGTAAAGAAAACACATGGAGGTATCACAATGTTCTTTGACCTTTAATGGTCCTCATCTCTGAAACATATGCACACACATGGAGATAGCCGAAAAATCAGTATACTCACCCTGTCACCCACCACAATCATCTAAGCTATCTATGTAGGGGTACACTCACATATAGTTTGGTAGGGGAAATGACGGAACTGGGATTCTAtgtaatttcatatttcataacCAACATCTGGGAACTTTTCCAGAGGAAGCTTCCCAAGAATATGCAACTCATATTTATTCATAAAACACATCAGGAACACACATGCAAGTGTATGCTGCATATGTGTGTGTCTCAAATAGCTCATAGCCTAGGCTtggaaaacacaagaaaaaacagaagaaaaatgaaatataGGTATGATAAGTATTTGCTATTTCAAAGAAATAACCAACCTATGTTTGGATAAGGGGGTTTCAAAATACCAAGGAACTTTAGAATCAATTTTGAAAAAGCACTACAAGATGACTACCGATTAACTAACCAAGCACTACAATGCTAATACTAAAACACTACAAAGAAACTAAACAGAGGACTTTCGatggaacttaaaaatttcCCTCAAACGTAGCATCTAGTCATTTTAAAGCCCGtctatcaaattttttaatgCATTCCTAACAAATTTAGATTAAGTTCCACGGAACTTTAAATTCCCTCGTCCAAACATAGGGTTCCCTATAACACGCATAAAACAAATAGCCAGGCAACCTCACCCGAAGAAACTCAAGAGGCCAAACCAGCAATGCCATTGTGTTTCTATCAATTGAACAACGACTTCCGCTCAAGCAAAAGAGTCCCTTTTCCAAGTAAAACGAAAATTGGAAACAATCAAACTCCAacgcataggaatccaaagaaAAGACAGACCGGTttctatttcattcatcaaaatattttcctttcaaCACAACAAATCAACACGGCAAAAACTAGgattaaaggaacaaaatttTATACGTTAATACCTCGATAAGTTCAAAATTAGCTTCACACATTCACAGAACAAACATGAATATGCATTCGTGTACTCAGATCATCAAACCAATAAGGGCATCCCTTCCATCGCAAGTCTAAAGCAGGGATGCACGCAAACAACTAGCATTGAAagaacaaaattttaaaccttGAGGCCTCAATATTCGAACTAATACTATGTATTGCATACTCAAATCAATTACCCATCaaacaaaagataaaacaaCCCCAAAACAAGTGAACAACAAATCAATACATTTATATTAACTCAAAGAttaagggggtgtattcaattgggattttaaaggattttaattcttttaatgaatctaggggtattcaattgggattttaaatgattctctgaaattctaggtgtattcaattagaattttaagatagtttattaaaatctttaaaaatct is drawn from Malus domestica chromosome 14, GDT2T_hap1 and contains these coding sequences:
- the LOC103431075 gene encoding mitochondrial import inner membrane translocase subunit Tim13-like, producing the protein MDSFSSPSGGSSGQFNPDAFKDQLKNQLAQAYAEEFLETMRSKCFDKCITKPGTSIGGSESSCISRCMDRYIEATGIISKALFSASHQ